The nucleotide sequence ATACAGTGGTTTTCGCAGGcatgtgcaaaaatatgtaaattattcAGTACATTTTGCATCTTTATCTTGATTTATTTGATGTTAGCACGTTAATCGCAATTTACGTCCTCAAGCCAGCGAAATGCAAGACTTGAAGTGCACTGCACATGATTTAAATCTCGAATATACgacgtttaatttaaggtttgaattaacggtcaaattgtaacaagATTCTCGGTATtacgaacacaaatggactgaaaatacctacctacacgtaCATTTATTaccggtatttattatgtttctaCTATAGAAGTTagcacaattttaaatagtttcgttgtttcatttaaaaacgtgtgtaAATTTtgccgttaagtttcaaatgttaaaataaatggagtatatgTAGATATTTTTCACATCACCGCACCCTGCACGTTTTTAAAGAGACCGctctatgtatttaaataatttattgatagctacgtttatgcaagatatgcgtgttcatgcagttccttcacctccacactgtaagaacacacacaaatcacacaaacccgtctaccaccaccaccacactacactgacgcgtttcgaactcaaccagagctcatcttcagagcaacacaaccgtacaccatgctaccagatgttagactaacaaactaCAAAAAACGTTTTAATTGGTTACTCTAgctccctaagtacccacctatattttttcgcaaacaaaactacccgcaaattatttataaattttaatcgtcacataaaactaccttaaataaaaaaaggtaagtAATTTAAAGGGCTTATTACACATGACCAAATTTAGGATCCTAAATGATTTAGAATCCTAATTAAGAAAAGTGTTATCGCGTTTAGTCAAGTAAGGATCttgtataaacgtagctatcataaggtcgcgggtgagcaaaaaaattcttttagttcatttacctGTATATAAAGATAGTAGATAtgttcttttttaaatattttcaacatctacctatgtaagtatttgaataaaaaactgCGCAACACTTCAGAAAAATgcgttttcttaaaattctacGAAAAAGTAATAATTCTAGGTAATTAAATCTCCATATAAAAAGTAAGGACCGAAGATGCTGTCAGGAAAGATTTTGATCTCATTTTTTGCATCAATGCACCCGTGCAAAGCCAGAGCGAGCCGCTAGTTTTAATAGTAAAGAGAGACGTGCACGGTTTTTTCGTTATGTGTATTCACGGGCTATGCTTATATCTCATTTAACAAAAGATGTATATATAGTATAACATGTCAGTCAACGATTAAGATATTTAAAATCTGTGACTGCCATACGATCTGCGTATTACAATAGCGTTGACCTAATTCACCAAGTTGACTGAGATTTTCTTCTACTAAAAATACAGAATTCCAATGAATTCATGTTTACACTGCTGCATTCCGTGCTGATTCAGTCCATCCGCTGTGTCTCATTCATCCCGGTTTATGTTAGGGACACAAATAAATTAAGATGCATCGTTACACATCGTATAACTTTATTTGAATTAGCGTACATAAGTATATGATGATATATTATGAAGAATTTTGAAGTAGGCACAGAGAAATGACTAAAACGGTGATATAGAAACTCCATTTCAATGAAGAATCTGACAATCTTGTAGACGTTTATAGTTAGCCAACGACATGGACATTGGATTGTCTAGGTCATTGGCGATGCGATGGGATTACAAATAATCACATTAcctaagattattattattcgtcATCCGGTGTCTGTGTGAATTGGCGATAAATGGCTTCaagattgtcagattctatagaaatttaacataatattgcttatttattgtttttaattgtgcAATGGCAGGGTGACTGGATCAGACTGTAGAAAACACAGCCACGCCCACGCTTGATCCTTAAGAAATCCTTAAGAAATCAATTTCATAAACTTCTTAGGTATGTTAGGTTTGTCGATACCTGAAATAGTATTCggtagtttattatattttttgcgtTCCTTTGAAACGCTCTGTGTTTGATTAAGCGTGGAAGAGAGTATTAtgaaacttttttactttttacgaAACCAATTTTAATATCCGTTTTCACTATCCATGATCTTTCTATTTAGAGGGCTATAGGTTACAGGCTATAGGCACGTAATACGCAATGGATTTCATAATTTGCCTAAAAAGCAAACCTAAACACTATTTCTTGGGGtggtattattatattgtataaagTAGAACACAGTGCACAAGGATCACATCTCATAATAAACATGTATCATCacggtaggtactaggtacctactcaattcATGCACAAATTAAGTATCTAAACATAAAAATGAAAATCTTGAAACGTAACCTACTTATATGGCAacattcgatatttttataaatacatcGTATTATTCCACTATTGTCTTTTTATGGTGTATTCTCATTATTCCTGCTATTTGGCAAGAATTTATATAGGATTTGGTACTAAAATTAGTAGTATTAATAGGATACATCCTAAAAAAAATTCAGTGAGACTAACTAAAAACACTCATAAATTTAGCACTAGCCTGACGATTAAAATGGGAGTTTTGATGGTTGCTTTATGTCTGCGACGAACGCTAGTGTCGTACCTGCTACATTTTGGATACATGTACCTTtgacgtttatttattttacctagGCTTTGACGTTTATTTCTATTGCAGAAGCTACGCAAGCAGAAAAGTGCTGGCGAGCTGGACAAGAGGGGCACGGGCTCGGTCCGCTCGGGTGGCTCCGGCGGCTCGGGCTCCTCATGGGTGTCCTCCGTGGACAGCTCACACTCGGCCATGACACATGCCTCGCTACACACCGACTCCAATGCTAGCTTTGTTGTTGAGGTAAAACAACCATTATAATATGATTCTGATTTCtctaaaagtcaaagtcaaagtcaaagtatttattgtgtGTTACACAGGTGTTATGTATGACTTATATATACGTTTCTCTGTAACATGTCAATACGGCATACAATTTATCTTAACGACTATATTATGTAGGATCTAAAGTAATTACATTCATTCttatacattattaaaatatacattattaaattaacatccTTGCACTAtccaattattaaattattcccAAGAAACAGTATATCAACATAAAATCTATTATTACCTATTTCCCGAACGAAATCCAAAATACCTACTCGTAGCGAATGAAAGATACCATCTAATTTCACCATATTTAAAGTCTGCAAATGAAAgagatacattttatttaatacaggATGAACATTTGGATGCTGGTGTCACAGAAACCTACTTGGGTGAATGGAAGAATGACAAACGCACTGGGTTCGgcgtgagcgagcgaagcgacgGCCTCCGCTACGAAGGCGAGTGGCTGGCCAACAGGAAGTACGGCTACGGCGTGACGACCATGCGTGACGGTACACGGGAAGAGGGCAAATACAAGAATAATGTGCTCATCACCAGCCAGAAACGTCGCCATATGTTCCTCATGCGCTCCGCCAAGTTCCGCGAACGCGTGGATTCCGCCGTTACCGCGGCGCAGCGGGCTTCCAAGATAGCACTGCAAAAGGCCGACATTGCGACATCCAGGTTCGTTAACTTTTCTACTTAGCCCGTACCTTACGcatctaaaaaaatgctattttatggataataaatgtttctatttaaatatttttttacaggaCAGCCACAGCTCGAGGGAAAGCTGAGCAAGCCGATGAGTCGGCAGACCAAGCAAAAGAAGACTGTGATATAGCACAAATGACTGCAAAGCAGTTCGCCCCAGATTTTAAGCAACCTGGCTTTGACAGAATAGGATTAAGAGACAAATATAGACAAAAACCTTATAATCCACAGGTTGCTACACCTGTATCACAAGAATCTGAAAAAATCTTGGATGGAAAGAGCATTCCAAATCATACCCCTTCGATGCATCCACAGATTCCTCAAGCCAATAAAGCTCCTTATGGAGTACCCCCGAGACGATCCTCAGCCCAGTTCCCTAACAAGCCAGCGCAGTCTACAGACCCGCGACTCGCGAATAATACCAATTACAACAACGACGATCGGACGACTAGCCCGTATTACAATTCCAATCAAGATCATTGGTCAAATTCACATTCACAAGGGCCAGATTTCCAGAAACCTTATTCGCAAAATGACCAAATAGGCGCTTATGGCCCTGGTGCGCCCAGTGCACCGGCGGGACCACCCTCTTCATATCGATTTAATAGACAGGATGCGATCCAACATCAACCGGGCATGGATCCAAGTAGTCAACAGTTTACAAATCAAGGACGTAGAATTTCTTCAGCCACGAGACCAGCTCTAAATCTAAATCAAAGACCTAACCCACAAGAATGGAACTCCTCACAAGGGCAAGGAGGGCTTAGGCGGTCGAGTGTATTGGGTCAGCCAACAAATGAAGCACAGGATTCTATGTATGTGGATGGCGGGGCCTCGGGCTACGGGCGGAACGAGATTAGAACTGGAACCGTACATTCAGAGGGGCTACTTGATCGACCAGCTATGGATCAACAACAATATCATCAAAATATGGATCCCCAGGGATACCGGCAACAACTTGATCAGCAAGGATATAGACAACCTACTGACCAATCAATGTATCGCCAGGGAACCGCTGAACAGCAAATGTATCGACAAGGACCCTCGGTGGATCAGGATATGGTCAACGGGCCGCGCGAGGCTCGCCAGGCTCAAGGTCGTACATCGATCGATTACTTCGACCATTATAAAAGGCCACCAAGCAGAGATTCTAGTGTGGATCGGTACGGACGGAGATCTCGTCAGCCGTCAGTAGAAGCTACTGTGCCGCCGAGGGACTCGCGAGGTGGTTCAGTGGCGCCGCAACCACCGGCGCCGGCGTCGCGGCCAGCTTCTAGAGCGGCTACGCCAGCGGCGGGCAACGGACACTTAGCGACTGGCCGGGGCTCGATATCACACGCTGGTTCTCGAGAAACGCCATTTGAGGAGTCTCTTATGAGAAAGCGAACATTGGGACAAGATATATCACCTTCGCCGTACCAGCCCAAGCGGACCGAAAGCCTGTGCATGCCGCAGGTTCCCGCGGCACCACCGCCTGTGGCAcgggggggcggcggcggcggcggcggcggcggaggcggcggACGGAAGGTAAGGAAATACTTATACtaatttaatgaactaaaaccaaCCTTGCAGTAGCAAAACTTAAGACAAGACATCAATGTTTGTGCGAAACATTTGTATGACTTGAGCGTAAGTCATTCTCCTTCACCTCATCAACATAATTAAGTTAGTCATTAAATAGATCATCATCAACACAACATCACACCCTACAAGATGCGTATGTcttccgtttttagggttccgtagtcaactaggaacccttatagtttcgccatgtctgtccgtcgtCTGTCAGAAACCGTTAGtaaatactagaaagctgtacatatcagtcacgccgacaaagtgatattttttttgatgtgcCTTCCAAACGTAAAGAGAGGATGCTTTTTTCTCGCCCtactctatagtgtggggtttgttagataggtcttttaaatcatCCATCGGGGGGTTTacaagatgatttttcgattcagcgatccgtttgtgaaatattcaactttaaaacgcaaattttcattaaaaccgag is from Choristoneura fumiferana chromosome 3, NRCan_CFum_1, whole genome shotgun sequence and encodes:
- the jp gene encoding junctophilin isoform X1; its protein translation is MQPSEPADAALAASGNPPQRTLNGGRFDFDDGGTYCGDWEDGKAHGHGVCTGPKSQGAYAGSWHFGFEVSGVYTWPSGSSFEGQWQNGKRHGLGVETRGRWLYRGEWTQGYKGRYGVRQSTTSNAKYEGTWANGLQDGYGSETYADGGTYQGQWMRGMRHGYGVRTSAPFGLASHYRGGARDARGSMSSLVEAGTPDPSERRTHRMDDARGGFVLKASSDEPSGRRGSLVEKPKKGLLSKLRKQKSAGELDKRGTGSVRSGGSGGSGSSWVSSVDSSHSAMTHASLHTDSNASFVVEDEHLDAGVTETYLGEWKNDKRTGFGVSERSDGLRYEGEWLANRKYGYGVTTMRDGTREEGKYKNNVLITSQKRRHMFLMRSAKFRERVDSAVTAAQRASKIALQKADIATSRTATARGKAEQADESADQAKEDCDIAQMTAKQFAPDFKQPGFDRIGLRDKYRQKPYNPQVATPVSQESEKILDGKSIPNHTPSMHPQIPQANKAPYGVPPRRSSAQFPNKPAQSTDPRLANNTNYNNDDRTTSPYYNSNQDHWSNSHSQGPDFQKPYSQNDQIGAYGPGAPSAPAGPPSSYRFNRQDAIQHQPGMDPSSQQFTNQGRRISSATRPALNLNQRPNPQEWNSSQGQGGLRRSSVLGQPTNEAQDSMYVDGGASGYGRNEIRTGTVHSEGLLDRPAMDQQQYHQNMDPQGYRQQLDQQGYRQPTDQSMYRQGTAEQQMYRQGPSVDQDMVNGPREARQAQGRTSIDYFDHYKRPPSRDSSVDRYGRRSRQPSVEATVPPRDSRGGSVAPQPPAPASRPASRAATPAAGNGHLATGRGSISHAGSRETPFEESLMRKRTLGQDISPSPYQPKRTESLCMPQVPAAPPPVARGGGGGGGGGGGGGRKMLSTPQTLQRKKSLPDVAGMPRAPDAMSREEVSMLGSARREEVRRMYEESEKLRANPLLYLVSPQVKDWFSRQQLVLLVLFINISLGIMFFKLLT